The sequence TGCTAGATCCTTCAAGGGATTTCAACAAACTGTTTTTCATGGAGTTCGGACCAAACATTGGATACGCTTACACCTTGGTCATTGCCAAACATTATTTCATAATGGGAGCTGCCAGTGGAAACCTCGGTCTGGGGTTTACCAACCAATACGGGCTGGAAAAATCGACCAATTGGTCGGTCAATGCAAACTATCTCCTCAAAGCCAGCACCGGCTACAATTCAAAACGCTGGGCGGTCAATGCCAATTACGTCTTCAGCAACGTCAGGCTGGCCAAGAACAACGATTTCAACAACAGCCTTTTGACGGGAAACTATCGGCTAAACATTATTTACCGCTTTATCCCTGGGCCAAAAGGCAAGAAAATCCTAAACACTATCAATCCCTATCGCTATTTTTAACTAAGATTTCGACCCACGATCAGCAGCGGGATCAAAACTTTGGGTAAATTATGCAGCAAAGTCATTGACCATTAAAAGTTTTCATTGACCACCTGTATTTTAAATTGAGGGATGTTCTTTTATAATTGACTTACTTTAAAGTCCGGAATAGCCATTGGGGTATTTCTTAAAAGAAAACCTGACTATTCGCTTTTTTGTCGGCATAGGCCATTTCTCAAAGAATGCCCTGAATCTGCACGAAACCCTGAATGGTTTCTTTGCGCAATTATCAGGGGCATTGGACCAGCAAGATGACGAATAAAAAAGGAATCTATTCCTTAATCAACTTAACGTGTAAGACATTTTCATTAGCCCAATGAAGAAACAAACCAAAATATTAGTGATAGTGGCCATCGTTGTGGTCATTGCTGTCATTTTTCTATTTCCTCGCCTACAAGGTGGTGACACCAGTAAAGAACCAAGCAAAAGTCCCCAAAGCACTCCCGAAGCGATGACGGCGCTTCCCGTGGATGTCGTGGAAGTAACGCCCGAACGGCTGGAAAACAACCTGAATGTCACGGGCAATGTCCTTTCCAATGAATCCGTATCGCTCCGTGCTGAAATCACCGGGCTGGTAGAATCCATTAATTTTGAAGAAGGGCAGTTTGTCAAAAAAGGCACCCCCTTGGTTTACCTTAATGATGATGAGCTCACCGCCCAACTGGATCGGTTGGAATACACCAAAAAACTTTATGAAGGTCAGGAAAGCCGTCAAAAGCAGCTTTTGGCCCGGGAGGCCATCAGTCAGGAGGAATATGACATCATCCTGAACCAATACAATACCACCCTTTCGGATATCAAACTGGTCAAAGCCCAGCTGGACAAAACCGTGATCAAGGCACCTTTTGACGGAGTACTTGGACTGCGGCAAATATCAGCCGGGTCGGTCATCAGCACCACGGACATCATTGCCAATATTGTCAATATCGACCCGATAAAAATCGAATTCTCCATTCCTGAAAGATATGCCAGCCAAGTGCAAGTGGGCAGCACGATCGAGTTTTCGAACAACGCCTCCCACGGACTCAAAAAAGGAAAGGTCTATGCGTACGAGCCGGTAATCGATGCCAATACCAGGACCCTGACCCTTCGGGCCATCAGTCCAAATGAAGACCGGAAATTCCTACCGGGCATGTTTGTGAACATCCGGTTTAACCTTGAAGTAGAGGAAGATGCCCTTTTGGTGCCTTCTCAGTCCCTCATTCCCGAACTGAACGGTTACAAGCTCTTTTTGGTCAATCAAGAAGGCATCGTTCAGGAAAGGCAAGTGCAGATCGGCATCAGGACAGACAGTGAAGTGCAGATCCTCGACGGACTGTCTCCTGGAGAAATGGTGCTGACCACAGGTGTACTCCAGGCCAAAGAAGGCATGAAGGTGAAATACAACAAAATCAATTGATATGGCAGGCCTATCCACTGTAAGCATTAGAAGGCCGGTACTGGCCATTGTTTTCTCGCTGACCATTTTGCTCTTCGGGATCATCGGAATGACCTTTTTGGGTGTCAGGGAATATCCCAGCGTGGACCCTCCGATCATCAATGTCCGGACCACCTACGTAGGAGCCAATGCCGATGTTATCGAAGCCCAAATCACAGAACCTTTGGAGGAATCCATTAACGGTATTTCGGGCATTAAATCCCTCACCTCCACCAGTAATGACGGGACGAGTAATATCACCGTGGAATTTGATGTGGGAGCAGATATGGAGGCTGCCGCCAATGATGTCCGTGACAAAGTCTCCCGGGCACAGCGGAATCTTCCTCCAGATGCAGAGCCTCCCGTAGTCTCCAAAGCCGATGCCGATTCTGAACCTATCGTATTCCTCAATGTAAAAAGTGAACAGAAATCCCTGCTCCAGCTGTCGGACATTGCAGATAATATCTTCAAAGAGCGGCTCCAGACCATCCCCGGGGTCAGCGAAGTCCGCATTTGGGGCGAAAAAGAATACGCCATGCGCCTTCGCATGGATCCTATCCGGATGGCCTCCTATGGGGTCACGCCATTGGATGTACTCACTAAAGTGCAAAGTGAAAATGTCGAATTGCCTTCCGGACGGATCGAAGGCAGCACCATTGAACTATCCGTCCGTACCAAAAGCCGATTATCCACTCCCGATGAATTCAACAACCTCATCATCAAAGAGAGCGAAAATAACATTGTGCGCTTTCAGGATGTGGGAAATGCCGAATTGGCACCACTCAATGAACGGACCGTACTGAAACGGGATGGTGTCCCCATGGTGGGCGTGGTATTGGTGCCATTGCCCGGTTCCAACAGTATTGATATTGTAGATGAATTTTACCGCAGACTAGAGTTTATCAAGAAAGACCTTCCAGAAGACATAGAGCTGGGCATTGGTTTTGACTCTACAGAATATATCCGTAACTCGATCAGCGAAGTACAAGAGACCATCCTCCTGGCATTTTTGCTGGTGGTGGCCATCATCTTTCTGTTTTTACGGGATTGGAGGACCACCTTTATTCCTGTCATCACCATTCCCATATCACTGGTAGGGGTATTCTTCATCATGTACACCATGGACTTTTCGATCAATGTGCTGACCCTGCTGGGGATCGTGCTGTCGATCGGTTTGGTGGTGGATGATGCCATTGTAGTACTGGAAAACATCTATTCCAAGATCGAAAAAGGAGAACAGCCAGAGGCCGCCGCAGAGAAGGGAGCAGAGGAAATCTTCTTTGCCGTCATCGCCACGACCATCGCTCTGGCAGCGGTATTCCTGCCCGTAATTTTCCTTACGGGAACCACCGGCAGGCTTTTCAGGGAATTCGGAGTCGTCGTAGCAGGTTCGGTGATCATCTCCTCCTTTGTGGCCTTGACCATGACCCCAATGCTAAGCTCCAAGCTGCTCAAAAAGCGTGAGAAGCACAATTGGTTTTACAATGTGACCGAACCGGGATTCCTGTGGCTCAACAAAAAATACGAAGCAGCCTTGGTCTGGTTCATGCAGTTCCGCTGGGTGTCTTTTATCATCATCTTGGCCATGGGCGGAGGCATTTACCTACTGTTCAACACCATTCCATCTGAGCTTGCGCCCACCGAAGATCGGGG comes from Echinicola vietnamensis DSM 17526 and encodes:
- a CDS encoding efflux RND transporter periplasmic adaptor subunit, yielding MKKQTKILVIVAIVVVIAVIFLFPRLQGGDTSKEPSKSPQSTPEAMTALPVDVVEVTPERLENNLNVTGNVLSNESVSLRAEITGLVESINFEEGQFVKKGTPLVYLNDDELTAQLDRLEYTKKLYEGQESRQKQLLAREAISQEEYDIILNQYNTTLSDIKLVKAQLDKTVIKAPFDGVLGLRQISAGSVISTTDIIANIVNIDPIKIEFSIPERYASQVQVGSTIEFSNNASHGLKKGKVYAYEPVIDANTRTLTLRAISPNEDRKFLPGMFVNIRFNLEVEEDALLVPSQSLIPELNGYKLFLVNQEGIVQERQVQIGIRTDSEVQILDGLSPGEMVLTTGVLQAKEGMKVKYNKIN
- a CDS encoding efflux RND transporter permease subunit, whose translation is MAGLSTVSIRRPVLAIVFSLTILLFGIIGMTFLGVREYPSVDPPIINVRTTYVGANADVIEAQITEPLEESINGISGIKSLTSTSNDGTSNITVEFDVGADMEAAANDVRDKVSRAQRNLPPDAEPPVVSKADADSEPIVFLNVKSEQKSLLQLSDIADNIFKERLQTIPGVSEVRIWGEKEYAMRLRMDPIRMASYGVTPLDVLTKVQSENVELPSGRIEGSTIELSVRTKSRLSTPDEFNNLIIKESENNIVRFQDVGNAELAPLNERTVLKRDGVPMVGVVLVPLPGSNSIDIVDEFYRRLEFIKKDLPEDIELGIGFDSTEYIRNSISEVQETILLAFLLVVAIIFLFLRDWRTTFIPVITIPISLVGVFFIMYTMDFSINVLTLLGIVLSIGLVVDDAIVVLENIYSKIEKGEQPEAAAEKGAEEIFFAVIATTIALAAVFLPVIFLTGTTGRLFREFGVVVAGSVIISSFVALTMTPMLSSKLLKKREKHNWFYNVTEPGFLWLNKKYEAALVWFMQFRWVSFIIILAMGGGIYLLFNTIPSELAPTEDRGEMRINMSGPEGATFEYMDRVIDELLYEMMTTIPSDVWDSFISVTSPGFGTASTNSGFIRVRLVDASQRTVSQQAVFEDVAEILRKKTDVKAFASQPQSIGDRRGGMPIQYVLQAQNLEKLKEVIPAFMDEVTQSPIFQFSDINLKFTKPEIEVEIDREKARNIGVSVQEIARTLQLSYSGQRFDYFIMNGKQYQVVGEMQKEDRNEPINLRMLYVRAENGQLVQLDNLVNITEKSTPPQLYRFNRFVSATVSAGLAPKYTIGDGLDEMDRIAAEVLDESFTTDVAGVSKEFRESSNSLIFAFLFALILIYLVLSAQFESFTDPLTIMITVPLALFGALLSLWLGGYTLNIFSQIGIIMLIGLVTKNGILIVEFANQRKAHGLEVDEAIIGAAVARFRPILMTSLSTILGILPIALALGAGAESRSPMGVAVIGGLVLSTILTLFVIPGVYTYLTSKSSRLARI